A genomic segment from Bacteroidota bacterium encodes:
- a CDS encoding proline racemase family protein: MSKSLRLSAPSHWPAIATIDMHTGGEPLRVITGGLPEIKGDTILDKRRYFRDHLDHIRTGLMWEPRGHADMYGAILTEPTTPDADFGVFFMHNEGYSTMCGHAIIALTKLVLDTGFIQKEGDVPELIINAPPGKIYSKGHREGRVVRKVSFRNVPSFVLLKDQNVHVAGIGDVKFDVAFGGAFYAFVKAADLRLGMEITDHDQLIDYGRRIKYAVMDQYVIKHPFEEDLSFLYGTIFIGDPVDRSHHSRNVCIFADGELDRSATGSGVSARAALHFAKDGLKPGETITIESILGTTMDVCIKEVTSFGPHSAVIPEVSGTSHFTGTNTFYFDPEDPLKKGFILR, encoded by the coding sequence ATGTCAAAATCCCTTCGTCTTTCTGCTCCTTCGCACTGGCCGGCCATTGCCACCATCGACATGCATACCGGAGGTGAACCGCTGCGTGTCATCACAGGAGGCCTTCCGGAGATAAAAGGCGACACCATCCTGGATAAACGACGTTATTTCCGCGATCACCTTGATCATATCCGCACCGGTCTGATGTGGGAACCACGCGGACATGCCGATATGTATGGCGCTATTCTCACAGAGCCAACAACACCGGATGCTGATTTCGGTGTCTTCTTCATGCACAATGAAGGCTACAGCACCATGTGCGGCCATGCAATCATTGCCCTGACCAAGCTGGTTTTGGATACAGGATTTATTCAGAAGGAAGGGGATGTTCCTGAACTGATTATCAATGCGCCTCCCGGTAAAATCTATTCAAAAGGTCATAGAGAAGGCAGAGTAGTCAGAAAAGTATCATTTCGGAATGTACCCTCATTCGTCCTGCTGAAAGATCAAAATGTTCATGTTGCCGGTATTGGAGATGTAAAATTTGATGTAGCATTTGGAGGTGCATTCTATGCTTTTGTCAAAGCTGCTGATCTCCGGTTAGGAATGGAAATCACTGACCATGATCAGCTGATCGATTATGGGAGGCGGATTAAATATGCTGTCATGGACCAATATGTGATCAAACATCCATTTGAGGAGGATTTAAGCTTTTTATACGGGACCATTTTTATCGGGGATCCTGTTGACAGATCGCATCACAGCCGGAATGTATGTATCTTCGCCGACGGTGAGCTGGACCGTTCAGCTACGGGTTCCGGTGTCAGCGCGCGGGCAGCTTTACATTTCGCAAAAGACGGGCTGAAGCCTGGGGAAACCATTACCATCGAGAGCATACTCGGAACTACAATGGATGTATGTATCAAAGAGGTAACATCGTTCGGCCCTCATTCGGCAGTCATCCCTGAAGTGAGCGGAACATCCCATTTTACGGGAACAAATACATTTTATTTTGATCCGGAAGATCCATTGAAAAAGGGATTTATCCTGAGATAA
- a CDS encoding DMT family transporter: MRSATLKSDLLLLFAAVIWGFAFTAQRVGMEFMGPFLFNGIRFGLGGAVLWMYIAIRKNRQVDIHPDHIHNHKMTLLIGGIIAGLLVFAGASLQQTGMVYTTAGNAGFITGLYVVFVPIIGLFVRQRPRVNVWLGALLAAGGMYFLSVTEKFQISRGDLLVLGCAFVWAFHVLFIGVVSPRVDALKLAVIQYFITSLLSLVMALFFEEIHAEAILNAAIPLLYGGFFSVGIAYTLQIVGQKKSPPAHAAIILSSEAVFAAFGGWLIIDEMLTPRALVGCALMLAGMILAQVRRRDNVAM; the protein is encoded by the coding sequence ATGCGTTCAGCCACGCTCAAATCCGACTTACTCCTGCTCTTTGCTGCGGTGATCTGGGGTTTTGCCTTTACAGCACAAAGGGTAGGCATGGAATTTATGGGGCCGTTCCTTTTCAATGGCATCCGTTTTGGCTTGGGAGGGGCAGTGCTGTGGATGTACATTGCTATCAGGAAAAACCGCCAGGTGGATATCCATCCCGACCACATTCATAACCATAAAATGACCCTGCTTATAGGCGGAATTATTGCCGGATTGCTGGTATTTGCCGGTGCTTCGCTGCAGCAAACCGGAATGGTTTATACAACAGCAGGCAATGCCGGATTTATCACTGGATTGTATGTTGTTTTTGTGCCGATCATAGGATTGTTTGTCCGTCAAAGACCGCGGGTAAATGTATGGCTCGGGGCTCTGCTGGCAGCAGGGGGTATGTATTTTCTAAGCGTTACTGAAAAATTCCAGATCTCCAGAGGTGACTTGCTCGTACTGGGCTGCGCCTTTGTCTGGGCTTTCCATGTGTTGTTCATCGGGGTGGTATCCCCCAGGGTTGATGCGTTAAAGCTGGCTGTGATTCAGTACTTTATCACTTCCCTTCTGAGCCTAGTGATGGCCCTGTTTTTCGAAGAGATCCATGCTGAGGCTATTCTGAATGCAGCTATTCCCTTACTTTATGGTGGGTTTTTTTCAGTGGGCATAGCCTATACCCTACAGATTGTAGGGCAGAAAAAGTCTCCTCCGGCGCATGCAGCCATCATCCTGAGCTCTGAAGCCGTTTTTGCAGCCTTCGGCGGCTGGCTGATCATCGATGAAATGCTTACACCGCGGGCACTGGTGGGATGTGCGCTTATGCTGGCCGGAATGATCCTGGCCCAGGTGAGAAGGCGGGATAATGTGGCGATGTAG